The nucleotide sequence GCGGCGGGTGTCGTGGCGCAGACCGCCTAACTCCATGATGTCCCGGCGGCCGGCCAGACACGAAAACGAGTATCCGTTGCTCATTGCCTTACCGTAGCAAGCCAGATCCGGATACACCTTCCATCGATGGTGCGCGCCGCGCAGGTCGAACTTGAGTCCGCTGATCATCTCGTCGAAGATCAGCACCGTGCCTTCCCGGCGCGTCAGGTCGCGCAGCGCCTGCAGAAAGTTGTCGCGCGGCTCGTCGTTCTTCACCGGTTCCAGGATCACGGCAGCGATCTGCCCGGGATACTGTGCGTACAGCGTCTCGAGGCTCGCGATGTCGTTGTATCGGAAGCTCACGGTGAGCGCCGACACTTCGTCGGGCACACCGGCATTCGTCGGCGTCGTGCCGATGAACCAGTCGTGAATGCTGAAGAACGGATGCTCGCGGCACACGGCCACGATTTTTCGGTTGGTGTACGCACGTGCGAGCTTGATGGCCGCCGTCGTGACGTCGGAACCGTTCTTCCCGAACTTTACCATCTCGGCAACCGGCAGCAGATCGACGAGATATTCGGCCAGCTCGTACTCCAGCAGGCCGGGGCGCGTGAAGTTCACGCCTAACTCGATCTGGCGGCGTACCGCCTCGTTCACCGCCGGATAGGCGTGGCCGAGGACCATGACGCGATTGCCCATGGCCCAGTCGACGAATCGATTGCCGTCGACGTCCCAGCAGTACGCACCTTGGGCGCGCGCAATCAGCTTGGGCGACCGCGCGGGAAACTGATCGTCTCCTTTGCTGTAGGTATGCGTCGCCGCGGGCACGATGTCGTGAAAGTGCTCGTTGAGCTCCTCGCTCCTGGCGAAGTTGCGAACGGGGCCGGTCGGCGCGGGAGGCGTCGCGGCGTGGAGGCGAATATCGGTAGCAGCGTCAGTCATTGCCGGTTGGCGAGTTGAGCGGGCGTGCCGTACACGTCGGAACGGCGATCGCCCAAGAGATCCATCTGCGCACGCGCATGCGTCACGCGGGAAAAGTCGAGTGTCGCGAACAACAGGTCTTCCTTCTCGCCGCCTTCGACGATCGGCTGGCCTAACGGATCCACGATCATGGAGTGGCCCGCGAACTCGGTGCTGCCGGACGTGCCTGCGCGATTGCAGGCGATGATGAACAGTTGATTTTCGATGGCGCGTGCCCGCACCAGCGTGCGCCAATGCTCCACACGAACGGCCGGCCATTCAGCGGGCAGAATGACCAGGTGCGCGCCCTCGAGAGCATATAGTCGGAACAGCTCCGGAAAGCGCAGGTCATAGCAGATCGCGGCGCCGGCCGTGCACTGCGGCAATGCGAAGGTGACGGATGCATCGCCGGCCGACAGATAGTGCGGCTCATCCATGAGGCCGAACAAATGCACTTTGGCGTACTCGGCGATGAGCGATCCGTCGGGGCCATGAACGGTGAGCGTGTTGCGAACGCGACCCAGCTCATCGGACAGCAGGAGCGACCCGGCGATGAACAGTCGATGGTGCTGCGCCAGACGCGCGATTTCGGGCAGGACCGATGCGCGGTTTTCGTGCGACAGCGCGGACGCATGCTCGAGGTCATAACCGGTCGACCACAACTCGGGCAGAAGCACGAGCTCGGCGCCGACACTGCTCGCCGCGCGCACCTGCGCCGCGGTGCAATCGACGTTTGCCCGGATGTGGCCTAACCGGACGTCGGACTGGACGACGGCGACGCGGAGCGCGCGCTGGGTGGCGTCGGACATCGGACGCCTCACTCGCCCATGCGCGCCGCGACGAACATCCACGGCAGGTACACCGGCCCGGTGAACTGCATGCGGCGGCCGCTCTGCATCGTCTGCGTGAAGGTGCCCAGACCGCCCGAGTCGGGCCGGGGCAAATCGATGTCGATGTCGAACGGCTGCGCGCGGAACTCGCGACATCCGTGCATCTCGCAGAACGCGCGAATGCGGCGCAGGCTGTAGACGTTGATGTGATACGGCGGCAATTCGGGAACGACGGCGTGGTCGTACACGAGGCACTCGGTATCCACGTCGGCCTCGGCGAAGAGTGCGCTCAACACCAGCCATCCACCGGGCTTCGTCGCGCCGAGCAACTGGGCAAGCGCGCGTTCGTGGTCGGGGAGCCAGGAGAGCGTCTGCAAGAGCATCACGAGATCGTACGACCGGCCGCCTAACGCTTGATCGAGATCGAACAGGTCGCCGGTGACGAGGGACACATCGAGCCCGGCCTCGGCGAAGTGTTCGCGGGCGACGGGGAACAGCATGTCGCCGGCAAGATCGAGTCCCGTCCACCGGAAACCGCGGAGTGAGCGGCTGAGATACATGATGTTCGCGCCGGCGCCGCACGCGACGTCCAGCGCGTCGCCGCCCCGCAAGGAAAGCCGCGACAGGAACGTGTCCAGGTGCACCGTGCTGCGATACGGGCGATCGAACTGCCGCGTGTGATACGCGAGCTGGCTTTCGTCGGTCCAGAGCTTCTTTTCGTCTTCGCTGATGCGGGTTTCGGTTTCCATGGTCAGCCCTCCTCGCGAGCGGCGATGACCGCGTCGATGACGCGGGTCTGCTGCTCTGACTGAAGCCCAACCGAGCACGGCAGGCTCAACGCCTGTCCGTGCAGCCGCTCGCTGACCGGACATCCGAGCGCCGGCGTCATGCCCCGGTACGGCTTCGACTGATGGATGGGCTGCCACAGCGGTCGCGTCTGGATCTTTCGTTCGCCGAGGCGGCGCATGAGCGCACGGGCGTCCATCCCGAATTCCACGGCATCGACGAGCACCGTGTACAACCACCACGCGCTCTGCGCCCATGGTGCCTGGCGCATCACCGTAAGGCCCGGGACATCCGACAGGGCGGCCGCGTAGCGGTCGGCGATGCGCCGCTTGGCCGCGAGGTAGTCGTCGAGCTGCTCCATCTGCGCCACGCCCATCGCCGCCTGGATGTTCGTGAGGCGATAGTTGTAGCCCACGGCGCCGTGCTCGAACTCGATCGGATCGTCCTTGGCTTGCGTGGTCAGGTACTTCGCGCGGCGTGCCCAATGTTCGCGATCGGTTACGAGCATCCCGCCGCCGCCGGTGGTGATGAGCTTGTTGCCGTTGAAACTGAAGCAAGCAACGTCGCCCATGTGACCAACCGGGGTGCCGCGATAGCGGGCGCCCAGACTTTCGGTTGCATCTTCGATGACGATCAGGTCATACCGGCGCGCGAGATCGAGCAGCGGCGCCATGTCGACCGGGTGCCCCATCACGTGCACGGGCAGAAGCGCGCGCACGCGGCGATCGGTGGCCCGGTCGTAGAGCGCGTTGCCGCGACGCTCACATTTCGTTTCGAGGAACCGCGCGACGACCGCCGAGTCCATCTGCCAATAGTCAGGCTCGGCGTCGATGAACACGGGCCACGCGCCCACATAGCGGATGGCGTTGACCGGCGCGATGAACGTCAGCGTCGACACGAGCACTTCGTCATCCGCTTCGACGCCGGCGACCATCAGGGCGGTGTGCAACGCGGACGTGCCGCTGGATGTCGCGACCGCGTACTGGGCGCCGGTCGCGTTCGCGAGTGCGCGCTCGAAGCGATCGACATATTCGCCGACCGACGACACCCAGTTCGTGTCGAGGCACTCCTTGATGTACGCCCACTCGTTGCCGCGAATTTCCGGCACGCAGAGCGGAATCGGAGACGCCACGGCCGGCGCCGGCTCCGCGAACGGAGCCTCGTGCGCGAGGGTGCTCATCAGTTGCGGTAGCTGGGGTGCGACGCGTCTCCGACGACACCGTCCCGCACCAGGCGGGCGACTTCGCGGATCCCGTCGTCGAGCGTGCGCGAGACCTCGAAGCCCAGCGTCTTGTTGATGCGCGCGAACGAGACGCGATAGTCGCGCGGGTCTTCGGTCCGCTTGACGAACTCGACCACTGCGTTAGGCGCGATCGGCCGGATGTGGTCGACGATCTGTTGCTTCTGATAGTTCTCTTTCGTGGCGCCGACGTTGAAGACCTGGCCGCGCACCTGCGGCTCCGGCGCTTGCAGTACCGCCACGATGGCGCGCGCCGCATCGCGGACGTGGACATACGGCCGCCAGAACTGCTCGCCGAAGACGACCAGCTTGTCGCGCAGCACCATCTCCATCGTGAATTCGTTCACCGTGAGGTCGAAGCGCATGCGGGGCGACACGCCGAAGACGGTGGCGAACCGCAGCGGCGTCATCGCCGTCGCGCCGATGCCGTCTTCCAGCATCGCTCGTTCGACGCCGACCTTGGTTTCGGCATAGAGCGACACGGGCCGCAAGTCCGACGACTCGTCGACGTATCCATCGGATTCGGCCATCTTGCCGTAGTTGCTGCACGTAGAGGCGAAGAGGAACCGGGCGACGCCGGCGCGGCGCGCGGCGTCGAGCAGCGAGAGCGACGCGGAGAGATTGACATCGCGCGCGACATCGGGCTGTCTGGCGCACGCCGGGTCGCCGACGATGGCGGCCAGGTGCACGACGGCCTCGATCCCGGACACGGCTTGCCTAACGGATGGCTCGTCACGGACATCGCCGCGCACAAACTCGAAGCGCGGGTGGGTCCACACGGGCAGCAGCGCCTGTCCGCCGTGCAGCAGACTGTCCAGCACGCGCACCGAGTGTCCGGCTGCGAGCAGCTCGGGCACCAACGTCGATCCAACGTATCCTGCACCACCGGTCACCAGAACCTTCATTACGCCCTCACCTGGAGTACGTCGTGCTGCGCTCGCTCGTAGTCGGCCGGCTTCCCGATGTCCAACCAGTATTCCACCACCGGGAACGCGACCACCTTGCGGCCCTCGGCGAGCAATTTTTGAATGAGATCCGTCATGTCGAAGCGCTCCCCCTCGGGGATGTACGCGACGGCAGCGGGGTCGAGCAGATACATCCCGGCATTGACGAGGAACTGCTGCACCGGCTTTTCGCGCAGCGCGGAAACGGACACGCCGGAGCAGTCGATCACACCGTACGGCACCTCGAGATCGAATTTGCGCACGCCGACGGTGGCGATCGCGCCGTTCTCACGGTGGTAGGCCAGCATGTCCTGGTAATTCACGCCGGTGAGGATGTCGCCGTTGACGACGAGGAGCGGGCCGGTCGGCGGCTCCATGAGGCGCAGCGCGCCGGCGGTGCCTAACGGACGATCCTCGGTGACGTACCGCATCTCGACGCCGAACTCGCGGCCGTCGCCGAAGTGGTCCGTGATCTTGTCGCTCAAATAGTGCGTCGCCACGTTCACGCGACGGATGCCCGCGTGGCGCAGGCGCTCGATCGTGCGCTCCATGAGCGGGCGATCGCCGATGGGAAGGAGCGGCTTGGGCGTGTCGGTCGTGAGCGGCATCAGGCGCTTGCCGAAGCCGCCGGCCATGATGACGGCGGTGAACGTGTCGTCGGCGCCGACGAGATCGCGCCGCAGGACCAGGCCGACCACGATGCCGTCGTCCGTTAGGACGGGCAGGTGCTCGACCGTGTCGTCGCGGGAGCGGCCCATGAGATCGAGCAGCTCCGACGCCGTCATCCCGCGGCTCGCGACGCGGGGGTGGCGAGAGGCAATGCTCTCACAGGATACGGTGAGCGGTGCGCCGGACAGGATGTGGCGGCGCACATCGCCGTCCGTGATCACGCCGATGAGACGGCGGTCCGCGTTGGCCAGCATCAACACGCCCATGCCGTTCGCATCGAGAATCCTGAGCGCCTCCGACAGCGGAGTGCTCGGCGGGACGATCGCCTCCCTGAGCCGTTGCTGCATGCGATCGTCGGAAATCATGCGCACGTTTTCCGGTGGAGAGATAATGGACGAGGTCGCCAATGCCTGGAGCATTATTAGGAATCTCTCATCTTCTGAGCAAGAGGCATCCCCAACCGGGATCGGATCGGTCTGGGTCATGTGGTGTCGGTGGCG is from Gemmatimonadaceae bacterium and encodes:
- a CDS encoding glutamate-1-semialdehyde 2,1-aminomutase — encoded protein: MTDAATDIRLHAATPPAPTGPVRNFARSEELNEHFHDIVPAATHTYSKGDDQFPARSPKLIARAQGAYCWDVDGNRFVDWAMGNRVMVLGHAYPAVNEAVRRQIELGVNFTRPGLLEYELAEYLVDLLPVAEMVKFGKNGSDVTTAAIKLARAYTNRKIVAVCREHPFFSIHDWFIGTTPTNAGVPDEVSALTVSFRYNDIASLETLYAQYPGQIAAVILEPVKNDEPRDNFLQALRDLTRREGTVLIFDEMISGLKFDLRGAHHRWKVYPDLACYGKAMSNGYSFSCLAGRRDIMELGGLRHDTRRVFLLSQTHTSETVGLAACRATLEEYQRKNVGDHIWSLGAKLVKGVRDLAAAEGVSDHVRVIGFDCNPQIICTRADGSPWPALHTSFHEEVISWGVLVPWITITYSHGDEEIARTLEALQHGMRKVRRAIDEDNVETSFLGDAVKPVFRTFNRCCQTRCGRLHPDAPQLACCTGPEGAV
- a CDS encoding carbon-nitrogen family hydrolase — its product is MSDATQRALRVAVVQSDVRLGHIRANVDCTAAQVRAASSVGAELVLLPELWSTGYDLEHASALSHENRASVLPEIARLAQHHRLFIAGSLLLSDELGRVRNTLTVHGPDGSLIAEYAKVHLFGLMDEPHYLSAGDASVTFALPQCTAGAAICYDLRFPELFRLYALEGAHLVILPAEWPAVRVEHWRTLVRARAIENQLFIIACNRAGTSGSTEFAGHSMIVDPLGQPIVEGGEKEDLLFATLDFSRVTHARAQMDLLGDRRSDVYGTPAQLANRQ
- a CDS encoding class I SAM-dependent methyltransferase → METETRISEDEKKLWTDESQLAYHTRQFDRPYRSTVHLDTFLSRLSLRGGDALDVACGAGANIMYLSRSLRGFRWTGLDLAGDMLFPVAREHFAEAGLDVSLVTGDLFDLDQALGGRSYDLVMLLQTLSWLPDHERALAQLLGATKPGGWLVLSALFAEADVDTECLVYDHAVVPELPPYHINVYSLRRIRAFCEMHGCREFRAQPFDIDIDLPRPDSGGLGTFTQTMQSGRRMQFTGPVYLPWMFVAARMGE
- a CDS encoding LegC family aminotransferase, encoding MSTLAHEAPFAEPAPAVASPIPLCVPEIRGNEWAYIKECLDTNWVSSVGEYVDRFERALANATGAQYAVATSSGTSALHTALMVAGVEADDEVLVSTLTFIAPVNAIRYVGAWPVFIDAEPDYWQMDSAVVARFLETKCERRGNALYDRATDRRVRALLPVHVMGHPVDMAPLLDLARRYDLIVIEDATESLGARYRGTPVGHMGDVACFSFNGNKLITTGGGGMLVTDREHWARRAKYLTTQAKDDPIEFEHGAVGYNYRLTNIQAAMGVAQMEQLDDYLAAKRRIADRYAAALSDVPGLTVMRQAPWAQSAWWLYTVLVDAVEFGMDARALMRRLGERKIQTRPLWQPIHQSKPYRGMTPALGCPVSERLHGQALSLPCSVGLQSEQQTRVIDAVIAAREEG
- a CDS encoding NAD(P)-dependent oxidoreductase — encoded protein: MKVLVTGGAGYVGSTLVPELLAAGHSVRVLDSLLHGGQALLPVWTHPRFEFVRGDVRDEPSVRQAVSGIEAVVHLAAIVGDPACARQPDVARDVNLSASLSLLDAARRAGVARFLFASTCSNYGKMAESDGYVDESSDLRPVSLYAETKVGVERAMLEDGIGATAMTPLRFATVFGVSPRMRFDLTVNEFTMEMVLRDKLVVFGEQFWRPYVHVRDAARAIVAVLQAPEPQVRGQVFNVGATKENYQKQQIVDHIRPIAPNAVVEFVKRTEDPRDYRVSFARINKTLGFEVSRTLDDGIREVARLVRDGVVGDASHPSYRN
- a CDS encoding nucleotidyltransferase family protein; translation: MISDDRMQQRLREAIVPPSTPLSEALRILDANGMGVLMLANADRRLIGVITDGDVRRHILSGAPLTVSCESIASRHPRVASRGMTASELLDLMGRSRDDTVEHLPVLTDDGIVVGLVLRRDLVGADDTFTAVIMAGGFGKRLMPLTTDTPKPLLPIGDRPLMERTIERLRHAGIRRVNVATHYLSDKITDHFGDGREFGVEMRYVTEDRPLGTAGALRLMEPPTGPLLVVNGDILTGVNYQDMLAYHRENGAIATVGVRKFDLEVPYGVIDCSGVSVSALREKPVQQFLVNAGMYLLDPAAVAYIPEGERFDMTDLIQKLLAEGRKVVAFPVVEYWLDIGKPADYERAQHDVLQVRA